Proteins from one Falco cherrug isolate bFalChe1 chromosome 7, bFalChe1.pri, whole genome shotgun sequence genomic window:
- the PTGDR gene encoding prostaglandin D2 receptor isoform X1: protein METEGYRCRSSRYIEGGQSAVPSSVLFAAGLLGNVLALLLLGQHRRRSRSPGGRPPRVSAFYVLVSGLAVTDLLGKCLLSPIVLAAYAYNRSLSELGPGGRSEGEPGVLCQLFAFLMAFFGLAPTLLLLAMALECWLSLGHPYFYRRHFTRRLGATLGPVAAGLCALFCALPLLGFGVPMQYCPGTWCFIRMAGGGPRHLSFPVLYASLMGLLVLAIGACNVSSMRHLYSMARRQPHRGPAATAAPHMEELDHLILLGLMTVLFTICSLPLIGLPEAKFPESHPEGTCPGGGRPVLSPGLAQDRHPTAWLPLNLWVLQKLAPAGEDEEQAFGPVPLPRSILRQHGAGAGRDGVRLAVRGRREVFLHPPQAAFHPREEPCGGSWIPVNISEQQHFVEGLGSTRLQESRRVLACGFRAVGTHRAERGWVCVSIK, encoded by the exons ATGGAGACGGAGGGTTACCGGTGCCGTAGCAGCCGGTACATCGAGGGAGGGCAGTCGGCGGTGCCCAGCTCGGTGCTGTTTGCCGCCGGGCTGTTGGGCAACGTGCTGGCCTTACTGCTGCTGGGCCAGCACCGGCGCCGCTCCCGGTCccccggcggccgcccgccgcgggtCTCCGCTTTCTACGTGCTGGTGAGCGGGCTGGCAGTCACCGACCTGCTGGGCAAGTGCCTGCTCAGCCCCATCGTGCTGGCAGCCTACGCCTACAACCGCAGCCTCAGCGAGCTGGGGCCGGGCGGGCGCAGCGAGGGCGAGCCGGGCgtcctctgccagctcttcGCCTTCCTCATGGCCTTCTTCGGGCTGgcccccaccctgctgctgctggccatggcGCTGGAGTGTTGGCTCTCCCTGGGGCATCCCTACTTCTACCGACGGCACTTCACCCGGCGGCTGGGTGCCACACTGGGGCCGGTGGCGGCAGGGCTCTGCGCCCTTTTCTGCGCCCTGCCACTACTGGGCTTCGGGGTGCCCATGCAGTATTGCCCCGGCACGTGGTGCTTCATCCGTATGGCCGGTGGCGGGCCGCGCCACCTCAGCTTCCCCGTCCTCTATGCCAGCTTGATGGGCCTGTTGGTGCTGGCCATCGGTGCCTGCAACGTGAGCAGCATGCGGCACCTCTACAGCATGGCACGGCGGCAGCCCCACCGTGGGCCCGCTGCCACCGCTGCCCCGCATATGGAAGAGCTCGACCACCTCATCCTGCTGGGGCTCATGACCGTCCTCTTCACCATCTGCTCCCTGCCGCTCATC GGTTTGCCGGAGGCTAAATTCCCGGAAAGCCACCCTGAAGGGACCTGTCCCGGGGGAGGACGGCCAGTTCTGTCCCCTGGGCTGGCGCAGGACAGACACCCCACAGCTTGGCTTCCCCTGAACCTGTGGGTCTTGCAGAAGCTGGCACCTGCTGGTGAGGACGAGGAGCAAGCCTTCGGCCCTGTACCCCTGCCCCGGAGCATCCTGAGGCAGCATGGGGCTGGCGCAGGCAGGGATGGCGTCCGGCTTGCAGTGAGGGGAAGGCGTGAAGTGTTTCTGCACCCTCCCCAGGCTGCGTTTCACCCCAGAGAGGAACCTTGTGGGGGTTCCTGGATACCTGTGAAtatttctgagcagcagcactttGTGGAGGGTTTGGGGAGCACCCggctccaggaaagcaggagggTTTTGGCGTGTGGCTTCAGGGCAGTGGGGACGCACAGGGCGGAgagggggtgggtgtgtgtgtccATCAAATAA
- the PTGDR gene encoding prostaglandin D2 receptor isoform X2, translated as METEGYRCRSSRYIEGGQSAVPSSVLFAAGLLGNVLALLLLGQHRRRSRSPGGRPPRVSAFYVLVSGLAVTDLLGKCLLSPIVLAAYAYNRSLSELGPGGRSEGEPGVLCQLFAFLMAFFGLAPTLLLLAMALECWLSLGHPYFYRRHFTRRLGATLGPVAAGLCALFCALPLLGFGVPMQYCPGTWCFIRMAGGGPRHLSFPVLYASLMGLLVLAIGACNVSSMRHLYSMARRQPHRGPAATAAPHMEELDHLILLGLMTVLFTICSLPLIIRAYMGAFAADINENADLSALRFLSVNSIVDPWVFIIFRTSVFRMFVRRVCRRLNSRKATLKGPVPGEDGQFCPLGWRRTDTPQLGFP; from the exons ATGGAGACGGAGGGTTACCGGTGCCGTAGCAGCCGGTACATCGAGGGAGGGCAGTCGGCGGTGCCCAGCTCGGTGCTGTTTGCCGCCGGGCTGTTGGGCAACGTGCTGGCCTTACTGCTGCTGGGCCAGCACCGGCGCCGCTCCCGGTCccccggcggccgcccgccgcgggtCTCCGCTTTCTACGTGCTGGTGAGCGGGCTGGCAGTCACCGACCTGCTGGGCAAGTGCCTGCTCAGCCCCATCGTGCTGGCAGCCTACGCCTACAACCGCAGCCTCAGCGAGCTGGGGCCGGGCGGGCGCAGCGAGGGCGAGCCGGGCgtcctctgccagctcttcGCCTTCCTCATGGCCTTCTTCGGGCTGgcccccaccctgctgctgctggccatggcGCTGGAGTGTTGGCTCTCCCTGGGGCATCCCTACTTCTACCGACGGCACTTCACCCGGCGGCTGGGTGCCACACTGGGGCCGGTGGCGGCAGGGCTCTGCGCCCTTTTCTGCGCCCTGCCACTACTGGGCTTCGGGGTGCCCATGCAGTATTGCCCCGGCACGTGGTGCTTCATCCGTATGGCCGGTGGCGGGCCGCGCCACCTCAGCTTCCCCGTCCTCTATGCCAGCTTGATGGGCCTGTTGGTGCTGGCCATCGGTGCCTGCAACGTGAGCAGCATGCGGCACCTCTACAGCATGGCACGGCGGCAGCCCCACCGTGGGCCCGCTGCCACCGCTGCCCCGCATATGGAAGAGCTCGACCACCTCATCCTGCTGGGGCTCATGACCGTCCTCTTCACCATCTGCTCCCTGCCGCTCATC ATCCGAGCATATATGGGGGCTTTTGCTGCTGATATCAATGAGAATGCTGACCTCAGTGCCCTGCGGTTCCTCTCCGTGAACTCCATCGTGGACCCCTGGGTCTTCATCATCTTCCGCACCTCCGTCTTCCGCATGTTTGTCCGCAGGGTTTGCCGGAGGCTAAATTCCCGGAAAGCCACCCTGAAGGGACCTGTCCCGGGGGAGGACGGCCAGTTCTGTCCCCTGGGCTGGCGCAGGACAGACACCCCACAGCTTGGCTTCCCCTGA